In a genomic window of Pseudomonadota bacterium:
- a CDS encoding YMGG-like glycine zipper-containing protein has translation MKRTVIIFIMLAFVFTFVGCAGMSRTQQTTLSGAGIGAVGGGVLGALVGGSPLVGAAIGAGVGGAAGYLVGQH, from the coding sequence ATGAAACGTACCGTGATTATTTTTATTATGCTTGCTTTTGTTTTTACCTTTGTTGGATGTGCAGGAATGAGTAGAACACAACAGACTACGTTGAGCGGGGCAGGCATTGGCGCTGTTGGCGGCGGCGTACTTGGCGCATTGGTTGGAGGAAGCCCTCTTGTTGGAGCAGCCATCGGTGCCGGTGTAGGTGGGGCTGCAGGCTACTTAGTCGGCCAGCATTAA
- a CDS encoding coiled coil domain-containing protein, whose product MTDKRKAYEEKFDAQLKEWMAEIALFNAKADKTKAEAKIEYYKMIETLQGKQDAARTKLQELRTAGDDAWEDLKTGAENVWTEVKTSFQSAASRLK is encoded by the coding sequence ATGACAGACAAACGAAAAGCATACGAAGAAAAATTTGATGCGCAGTTGAAGGAATGGATGGCCGAGATCGCTCTGTTTAATGCCAAAGCGGACAAAACCAAAGCCGAGGCGAAGATTGAGTACTACAAAATGATAGAAACCTTGCAGGGCAAGCAGGATGCGGCCAGGACGAAGTTACAGGAGTTAAGAACCGCCGGCGATGATGCATGGGAGGACCTCAAGACAGGTGCAGAAAACGTGTGGACTGAAGTCAAGACTTCCTTCCAAAGCGCGGCTTCAAGGTTAAAATAA
- a CDS encoding BON domain-containing protein: protein MKKRNVFISYLLVLMLITTFMACASSPKQESAGEFVDDSVITTKIKSLLANDDFLKSFQISVETRKGIVQLSGFVNSQDAFNKADQIARGVGGVKSVKNSLIVK, encoded by the coding sequence ATGAAAAAAAGAAATGTCTTTATCAGTTATTTGCTCGTGCTTATGCTAATCACCACCTTTATGGCCTGTGCATCTTCACCCAAGCAGGAAAGTGCGGGTGAATTCGTTGACGACTCGGTCATCACGACGAAGATAAAATCACTACTTGCAAATGATGATTTTCTCAAGTCATTTCAGATCAGTGTTGAAACTCGCAAGGGTATCGTCCAACTGAGCGGCTTTGTTAATTCTCAGGATGCCTTCAACAAAGCGGATCAAATAGCAAGGGGCGTCGGAGGGGTCAAATCCGTGAAAAATAGTCTGATCGTGAA